The Pantoea nemavictus genome includes a region encoding these proteins:
- the ppnP gene encoding pyrimidine/purine nucleoside phosphorylase, translating to MLNTSEYFDGKVKSIGFDSVTIGRASVGVMAEGEYTFGTAQPEEMTVVSGALKVLLPGETEWKWYEAGSVFSVPGQSEFHLQVAEPSSYLCRYL from the coding sequence ATGCTCAATACGAGTGAGTATTTCGACGGAAAAGTGAAATCCATTGGTTTCGACAGCGTGACCATTGGCCGTGCCAGCGTTGGCGTGATGGCGGAAGGTGAATACACCTTCGGTACCGCTCAGCCGGAAGAGATGACGGTAGTCAGCGGCGCACTGAAAGTGCTGCTGCCGGGCGAAACCGAGTGGAAATGGTACGAAGCCGGTTCCGTCTTCAGCGTTCCGGGCCAGAGCGAATTCCATCTGCAGGTAGCCGAGCCTTCTTCTTATCTGTGCCGCTACCTCTGA